The Deltaproteobacteria bacterium genome includes a window with the following:
- a CDS encoding rod shape-determining protein yields the protein MFSDDIAIDLGTANTLVFVKGKGVIVNEPSVVAVQRNAQGRYDVLAVGREAKNMLGRTPGNIQAIRPMKEGVIADFQVAEKMLDYFIKKAHNQRTTLVAPRIVICIPSGVTQVEKRAVRESAIHAGAREVFLMEEPMAAAIGAGLPVTEPSGNMIVDIGGGTTEVAVISLGGIVYSRSVRVAGDKIDEAILQYIKRKYNLLIGEATAEMIKIKIGNAYRSEPSRDMDVRGRDLLAGIPKTLTINSDEAREAISEPVHAIVEAVKIALERTPPELAADVVDKGIVLAGGGALIQGLDQLLIEETGLPVIIADDPLTCVARGAGLSLDSLDLLRQVAVQD from the coding sequence CTGTTCAGTGACGATATTGCCATTGATCTCGGTACGGCGAATACGCTGGTGTTCGTCAAGGGCAAGGGTGTCATTGTAAACGAACCTTCGGTCGTGGCTGTCCAGCGCAATGCGCAGGGGCGATACGATGTGCTGGCTGTGGGCCGCGAAGCCAAGAACATGCTCGGCCGCACTCCTGGGAATATTCAGGCGATCCGGCCGATGAAGGAAGGCGTTATTGCCGATTTTCAGGTGGCCGAGAAGATGCTCGACTACTTCATCAAGAAGGCACACAACCAGCGCACGACCTTGGTTGCTCCACGCATTGTTATCTGTATCCCGAGCGGCGTTACACAGGTGGAAAAACGCGCGGTTCGTGAATCGGCCATTCACGCCGGAGCCCGTGAGGTGTTTCTCATGGAAGAGCCCATGGCGGCTGCTATCGGGGCTGGACTTCCGGTGACTGAGCCCAGCGGCAACATGATTGTCGATATTGGTGGTGGGACCACCGAAGTCGCCGTGATCTCTCTGGGAGGAATTGTTTATAGCCGGTCAGTGCGTGTTGCGGGAGACAAGATAGATGAAGCGATTCTCCAGTACATCAAGCGCAAGTACAATCTGCTGATTGGTGAAGCAACGGCCGAAATGATCAAGATCAAGATCGGAAATGCGTACCGGTCCGAGCCCTCTCGTGACATGGATGTGCGCGGCCGGGATCTGCTTGCCGGCATACCAAAGACGCTTACCATCAATTCGGATGAAGCGCGTGAGGCGATTTCTGAACCTGTGCATGCGATTGTGGAAGCGGTGAAGATCGCCCTTGAACGCACGCCGCCGGAACTGGCCGCCGATGTGGTGGACAAGGGTATTGTACTTGCTGGCGGGGGCGCACTTATTCAGGGTCTGGACCAGCTTCTTATCGAAGAGACAGGCCTCCCGGTCATTATTGCCGATGATCCGCTTACCTGCGTCGCACGGGGCGCCGGTCTGTCTCTGGACAGTCTTGATCTGTTACGCCAAGTCGCTGTTCAGGATTAA
- a CDS encoding zinc-binding dehydrogenase — MRQVWITKAGEPEVLKVREATDPEPKAGEIRIRVEAAGINFADIMGRMGMYPDLPGIPIVVGYEVAGKVDMAGEGVDRGWIGKNVFAMTRFGGYSDMVCVPERQVFARPAAMSALEGAAFPVVYFTAWQLIVVMGALKKGETILIHSAGGGVGIAAIQIARHIGATIIGTASKGKHDYLKTIGVHHCIDYRTEDFEKRVREITNGRGVELIIDAVGGDSFKKGFRILAPTGRLGMFGMSEAATGKTRSIIDLLKMVAGMPWLQINPVTLMNENKAAFGVNMGHMWGEVERLRNWGEEMLVLYERGILKPVVDKTFSFADAPKAHHYIQDRKNTGKVLLVP, encoded by the coding sequence ATGCGTCAGGTCTGGATAACCAAAGCCGGAGAACCGGAAGTATTGAAAGTTAGAGAGGCTACCGATCCTGAACCCAAGGCCGGGGAAATCCGAATCCGAGTAGAAGCGGCTGGCATCAATTTCGCCGATATCATGGGAAGAATGGGAATGTACCCGGACCTTCCGGGCATTCCCATCGTTGTTGGCTATGAGGTCGCCGGCAAGGTGGACATGGCAGGAGAAGGCGTGGACAGGGGATGGATCGGCAAGAATGTGTTCGCCATGACCCGTTTCGGTGGCTATTCGGACATGGTATGCGTTCCGGAGCGCCAGGTATTTGCTCGACCCGCTGCCATGAGCGCCCTAGAGGGAGCTGCCTTTCCGGTTGTCTATTTCACTGCATGGCAGCTCATTGTTGTAATGGGCGCCCTCAAGAAGGGCGAAACCATCCTGATTCATTCAGCTGGTGGAGGTGTTGGCATCGCCGCCATACAGATCGCCCGCCACATCGGGGCGACCATTATCGGCACGGCCTCCAAGGGAAAACATGACTATCTGAAAACCATCGGCGTGCATCACTGCATCGACTACCGGACCGAGGACTTTGAAAAGCGTGTCAGGGAAATCACAAATGGCCGTGGAGTTGAGCTTATTATCGATGCCGTTGGTGGTGATTCGTTCAAGAAGGGATTCCGCATACTTGCCCCCACCGGACGACTCGGTATGTTCGGAATGTCAGAAGCTGCCACGGGAAAGACCCGGAGCATTATCGACCTGCTCAAGATGGTCGCAGGCATGCCGTGGCTCCAGATCAATCCAGTAACTTTGATGAATGAGAACAAGGCGGCTTTCGGTGTCAACATGGGACATATGTGGGGCGAGGTCGAGCGGCTCAGGAACTGGGGCGAGGAAATGCTTGTCCTTTATGAGCGCGGAATCCTGAAACCGGTTGTAGACAAGACTTTTAGTTTTGCTGATGCACCGAAAGCGCACCATTACATCCAGGACCGGAAAAATACGGGCAAAGTGCTTCTGGTGCCCTGA
- a CDS encoding aminotransferase class I/II-fold pyridoxal phosphate-dependent enzyme, with protein MSINMSDKKPGISTLAVHGGEPRKKAAHSISTAVYHASTYVFENTQELCDYMEGKLDRMEYGRYGNPTTRTAEMKLAALDHAEDALLFASGMNAVTSTLLALLKSGDHMILTADSYRRTRQFCLQTLAKFGVETSVVDPRDYEALEKAITPKTKLLFSESPTNPYMNVIDLPKVVDIARRHRIKVIIDSTFATPLNQTPLDYGVDLVMHSATKYLGGHNDLLAGVICGKRDFVDGIRKFQGVMGGVPDPQAAYLLIRGLKTFPLRMVRQNESALAIARYLEKHPKIAQVYYPGLESHHNHKVAAAQMKGFGGVVSFEVKASLEQISRFIDACQIPYIAPSLGGTESLVEQPSLMSFYELSTEERQAVGISDQLVRYAVGVEDTQDLIDDLEQALRVVPG; from the coding sequence ATGAGCATCAATATGAGTGACAAGAAACCAGGAATTTCTACGCTTGCTGTTCATGGCGGCGAGCCGCGCAAGAAAGCGGCTCACTCGATTTCAACAGCGGTTTATCATGCTTCGACCTACGTGTTCGAAAACACGCAGGAGCTGTGTGACTATATGGAAGGCAAGCTCGACCGGATGGAATATGGCCGGTACGGCAACCCCACGACCCGTACTGCGGAAATGAAGCTCGCTGCGCTCGACCACGCTGAAGACGCGCTTTTGTTTGCTTCCGGCATGAACGCCGTGACATCCACGCTTCTGGCCCTGCTTAAGAGCGGCGACCACATGATCCTGACAGCTGATTCTTACCGGCGTACCCGGCAGTTCTGTCTGCAGACATTGGCGAAGTTCGGTGTAGAGACCTCGGTTGTTGATCCCCGTGACTATGAGGCACTGGAAAAGGCCATTACACCGAAGACTAAGCTGCTATTCTCAGAGTCACCGACCAATCCCTACATGAACGTTATTGATCTGCCCAAGGTGGTGGATATCGCCCGCCGCCACCGGATCAAGGTGATTATTGATTCTACATTCGCCACGCCGCTGAACCAGACCCCGCTCGACTACGGGGTCGATCTGGTTATGCACTCAGCCACGAAATATCTGGGTGGGCATAACGACCTGCTTGCCGGAGTCATCTGCGGAAAGCGTGATTTCGTGGATGGTATCCGGAAATTCCAGGGCGTCATGGGTGGTGTGCCAGATCCACAGGCAGCCTATCTGCTGATCCGGGGGCTCAAGACCTTCCCGCTCCGTATGGTCCGCCAGAACGAATCGGCTCTGGCTATTGCCCGTTATCTGGAAAAGCATCCCAAGATAGCCCAGGTTTACTATCCGGGGCTGGAAAGCCATCACAACCACAAGGTTGCAGCTGCACAAATGAAAGGCTTTGGTGGTGTGGTGTCATTCGAGGTGAAGGCCAGTCTGGAGCAGATATCCAGGTTCATCGATGCCTGCCAGATTCCCTATATCGCACCATCACTGGGTGGCACGGAGAGTCTTGTCGAGCAACCCTCATTGATGAGCTTTTATGAGCTCTCGACTGAGGAACGGCAGGCAGTTGGTATTTCCGACCAGCTTGTCCGCTATGCCGTGGGCGTCGAGGATACGCAGGATCTGATTGACGATCTGGAACAGGCACTCCGCGTAGTGCCGGGATAG